Sequence from the Neomonachus schauinslandi chromosome 9, ASM220157v2, whole genome shotgun sequence genome:
GGAACATTgtaaactctgtgtgtgtgtgtgtgtgtgtgtgtgtgtgcgcgcgcgcgctgGGGAGTGGTTGCAGAGAAATAATTGGCAGGGGAGGAGGTGGTCAGCATGAAGAGAACCAGGGTTCCAGGCCTCAAGAAGCTCAAATTTGAGCCTCTAGCAATGGCTGATCCCACCTATGTGGTGGGCAGCCACCCAGGCTTTGGTTTGAATTCTAGCTGTGTTTCCTCCTGGCTGTATGACCCTGGGAAGCCACTTAACCTCTGTGAAGTCACTGTATgcattgttttctcattttaaatatggaTAATAATACCAACTTGATATAGGTAGTGAGTACATTAAAGATGAtctgtggggggcgcctgggtggctcagttggttaagcgactgccttcggctcaggtcatgatcctggagtcccgggatcgagtcccgcatcgggctccctgctcggcggggagtctgcttctccctctgaccctcccccctctcctgctctctctctctctctcattctctctcaaataaataaataaaatctttaaaaaaaataaagatgatctgTGGGGTTCAGTTGGTACTCAATTATTGCTTGTTCCTTTCTCCACATAGAGGGCAGTAAGATCTCTTCCTTAAACATCATTCAGATCACGGCCCTCAGACACCTGTGTGGTTCCCACTTCTCCCACACAGGAGACCAAATATAACTCCTGATAGCTCCCTTTGCCTTAAAGCAAGACGCCTATAATTCATTCCATTGTTCTTACCTCCAAAGATACCTGGTATCTGCCAGCCAGCCAGGTCTGTTCTCTCCCCCACCTTCATGTCCCCGTACATACCTGAAATGCCCTTCCCACCCTCTCTTTCCTAAACTGGGCTCTATCTTCTCAGAAGCAGATTCTTTCCTGAGACTCACTTCCTCTTTTAAGACTACTTGATTCAACCTTCCAGTTTCAAGATTGCTAAtcactaaaaattatttcatgcCTACTTTGGCCTTCAACcagcccctttcctcctcccttagTGATTAAGATATAAGACAGTACCTGGATAATCTGCACCTGTGGGCATCTGTGTTCCCCAGTATCTGGTTGTACATGTGAGTGTGTATAGAGCAGGAAGCAAGAGCAGgtggtgacaaaaaaaaaagaaagaaacagaaaagaaagaaagaaagaaagaaagaaagaaagaaagaaagaaagaaagaaagaaagaaagaaagaaaaagaggaaggaaggaagaaagaaagaaagaaagaaaagaaagagaagaaagaaagaaaaaggtaagaagaaagaaagagagttggTGAGGTGGGAGAGTTGGACCAGACCAGACACAGGTCCCATTTGGCCACTTACTACATGgatggcaagttacttaatctttctgagcctcaatgtcctgtatatttttcatgaagattagaaagaatagggcgcctgggtggctcagttggttaagcaactgccttcagctcaggtcatgatcctggagtctcgggatcgagtcccgcatcgggctctctgctcggcagagagtctgcttctccctctgaccctcctccctctcatgctctctgtctctcattctctctctctcaaataaataaataaaatcttaaaaaaaaaaaaaaaagaaataacattacTACCATTActgtttattgagcccttactcagtataggcactgttctaagctaagcactttacatagattcttttatttaatcctcacttcAACTCTCCCAGGTAGGTAATATTTTTTCCACGTTActgttgaagaaactgagacacaaaggaAACAACACAGGGGTTAAGTCCCTTGCCCCAGatctcacagctagtaagtggcaaaactGGGATctgcacccaggtgcccaggagtcCATGCTCACAAGCACTCTGCTTCCTGCCTCCACAGGTAATTCTGTGTGCACGCAAAGCCCCCGTCACAACGCCTGACACAAAGATAACCAGTAAGTGGTGTGACTCTTTCCTCACTAGGACCACAAGCACAAGAGGCCAGGAAAAGtgtctcttttcctctgtaaTTTGTTGCAGGGTCTAGGAAAGACAGACTATATAGTGGGCACTTTATATACATTTCCAGGACCTGAGAAAAATGTGgaagaactataaaaaatttAGAGCCATACTTTCTAAAATGTGAGCTATAAACACATGCCACATGGACACACACTTCTCACAAATACATCACATatgctcattcattcatacacACTCACTGGCCATCTTGAACCCCACGAAGGCTCACAGGAAACCTTTCTGAGCTGGTCCAGGAGCCATAGAAGGCTTTTAGGCAGAGATGTGACAGATCAAATCTGCATTTTTGGAAAGTTGATCCAGCAGCACAGAGGATGAACTCATAATGGAGGGGACAGAGTGGAGATGAGGGAACATTGAAAAGACTTTTAACAATCAGGGAAGAAAGGAGCTTAATTTCTAGTGGAATGGAGAGAGTATTTAAGAGCTCCTAAGGAAAGGTGGGGAGGGAATAGTGCCATTCTCTACAATAGGAAACATAAAGGCCAAAGTTTAAGAATGGATGAGACACGTGGGAcgtctgggaggctcagttgttgggcatctgccttcagctctggtcatggtcccagggtcctggcatcgagccctgcgttgggctccctgctccgcgggaagcctgcttctccctctcccactccccctgcttgtgttccctctctcgctgtctctctctctgtcaaaaaaataataataataaataataataataatggatggGACACAATACCTTTTTACTTTTGGAGTTTCAGATGTCTCTGGAACACCCATGTGACTCACAAGACATCTGGAAACACACGTTCGAGTGTTGTCAGCTCACAGGTAGTAATTAAAACCATGAGTATGGATGAAATCACCCAGAGAAAGTGTGGGGCCAGAAAATCTGTAGGTCCAGGACAGAGCTCTGGGGAGCTCCAACTCCAAGCAGGAGAAGGCTTGAATTCGTGAATGTTCTTCCAGGAACAGTGTGTGATGTGAAAAGGGGTGAGGAAAGGGCCCTGGAGATCACCAACATTTACGGGAGAAGAAGGTGAACAGATGAGAAGAGACGGGCAGAGGTGGAGACACCAGGAAAGGGTGTCAAGCGGAAGTCGGCTGCATAAAAGCTAACAGAGGTCAGTGGAGATAACAGGAAACTCCACCCGTTAGATGTGGCAACTAGAAGGCGGCCCGCGCGGCCAGAGTGAGGTCAGTGGGAGAGTGACTGGTTGAGTCCCCGGCTGTAGAAAAAACTGTAGTTTGAGCAGCTGATCGAAATTGCGGGCCCCACAGCTTTCACGAGCGCTACACCGTCGCGCATGCGCACTCATAGGCACCAGAGGGCTAATTATAGGGACTTGGCATTTCCAGAGAGGACCGGCGCACGCGCCTCCCGAGCCCGCCTACTCCCCCGCCGGTCCCTCCCCAGGCCTGCAGAGGGCGCTGCCCCTTGGCGAGCCGGGGCGTGGCGCCGCTctagcctgcgcctgggctcggTGGCGGGCGCCGCAGCTTAGCGTGCCCCACGCCTCCCCTCAGCGCAGGTGGGTCCGCCCGCGGGGGGCGGGAGTGTCTGGGATCCGAGAGGTGGGCGGGTAGCGGTAGTCTCCAGGCGCGCAGTGGTCCCCATTGCTTAGGTGCCCCGGCTTGGTTCTGGCCCCGGAGGGTCGGGCTGTGGGCGAGGCGGCACGGGTACGAGTCCCAGTCTGGGTGGGCGCCTCCTCCAGGACAAGCGCTGCTTGTCCAAGGAGCCTTTCACACGCCGGGGGTCTCCGCCAAAGCTCGCGTGCCGCTTCGGGGGACTCGCTGGGGGCGGTGCTAGCGGGGGCGGGGCTCCCGTGATTGACACTTCTTTCCCCAGGTTTCTCGGGCTTCCACTGGACCCCTCCCCTGTCCTGAGCCCTGAGCCGGCACCATGGTGAGACCTTTGAGTCAAGCCCCTCACCTCCGCATGCCCATGGCCCGCGTGGCCTTACCTCCGTTGCCCTCTATAAACCTGGGGCTccgcggcggggggggggggtcggtgGGTCTGCCCCTGCAAGGCAGCCTGCACCTttccaaccccccccccgcccccatccctgTAGCACGGGCGCCTGAAGGTGAAGACGTCGGAAGAGCAGGCGGAGGCCAAAAGGCTAGAGCGGGAGCAGAAGCTGAAGCTATACCAGTCCGCCACCCAGACTGTCTTCCAGAAGGTGGGCCTTCAGAGGGAGCCCCTTCTCCAAATGGCCTTCTTAGTATATCCCAGAGGCCAAGAGCTGGGCCttagagtcagactgcctggatcCATATCTTGGTTCCGTcgcttacaagctgtgtgaccttgggcaagttactgaatctctttaaatttcagtttgctcttctgtaaaatgggctttaCTGCATAAGGTTGTTGTGAACATTCAGTGAGAACGTAAACCTCTAAAGTGCTCTGTGTGGTACTTATCATGTAGCGTGGGGTTTACAGAATATTCAGTAGTTCTATTTATGTTATTTAGCCTTGCAATGGGAGAATGATATGATCTCTGACCCTGCTACCTATCTTCTAAGCGCCAGGCTGGTGAGCTGGATGAATCAGTGCTGGAACTGACAAGCCAGATTCTGGGAGCCAACCCCGACTTTGCCACCCTCTGGAACTGTCGACGCGAGGTGCTTCAGCAGCTGGAGGCCCAAAAGTGCGTAGGAGTTCAGGGTCCCAGGAAGATGACACTGGTCCTGCCCTGCCTGGGTCCAGGGGTAGAGAAAGAATGGGGCAGCCAGGGGCATAGGCAGAGGGGAGTGGAGGGCTGGGTGTAAAAAGTCAGGGGTGAGCTGAGGTTGAGTGTTGGAGGGCCCTGAGTCCCATTTCCCTCTGAGTGCAGGTCCCCCGAGGAGTTGGCAGCCCTGGTGAAGACAGAACTGGGCTTCCTGGAGAGCTGCCTGCGGGTGAACCCCAAGTCCTATGGTACCTGGCACCACCGCTGCTGGCTGCTGGGCCGCCTTCCAGAGCCCAACTGGGCCCGGGAGCTGGAGTTATGTGCCCGCTTCCTCGAGGTCGATGAGCGGAACTGTACGTGCCTGCCTGCTGACTGTGCCCCACACCCTGGTTCCTGGGGCCTCAGTAAGGCCCAGAGTTGGGAGGGATGGCCAGGACAGGCCCACTGAGCTGCTGGCCAAAGGGGTGATGGAGACAAACACATGCCCTGTAGAGCACACAGGGGTGTTTCTGAGGGCCGCCACGGGAACTCTAGGGGTGCCAGCCGTGGAGCGCCGCTTGCCCTACTTCTGACATGCGCTGTTGCTCCTCCCCTAGTTCACTGCTGGGACTACCGGCGCTTTGTGGCCGCACAGGCCCCTGTGCCCCCTGCAGAGGAGCTAGCCTTCACCGACAGCCTCATCACCCGAAACTTTTCCAACTACTCCTCCTGGCATTACCGCTCGTGTCTCTTGCCCCAGCTGCACCCCCAGCCAGACTCTGGACCACAGGGACGCCTCCCTGAGGATGTGCTCCTCAAAGGTCGGCAGGGTCAGAGGGTGCTGGGGAAGCCCACAGTGCTGCCTTCCCAGCCCTGTTACCTAAGCCTGTTCCTGAACCTGCTGCCTGGGCTCATTGAGCACCCACTTTGTGCCTGGCTTTGGGGGTGCCTAAGATTCAACACCTGGCTGCAGGGCACTCAAGTGTCCAGTGGGAAAGATGCAGCCATTGTGCAGGGCCACCAGATGAATGGGACTGAGGGCTGGCGGTACTCCAGGGTGAGGGTGGGATGCTGGGGTGGCCTGGGGCCCACGGGGGTCCTGGCCAAAGCCCGCGCCGCCTTGGCCTCTGCAGAGCTGGAGCTGGTACAGAACGCCTTCTTCACTGACCCCAACGATCAGAGCGCCTGGTTCTATCACCGCTGGCTCCTGGGACGAGGTGAGCAATGGGGAAAGAGGCTGGGCATTTCGGCTTGGAGGGAATGGAAGAGGATTTAAGGAGACCTGAGATTGTGTCTCCCCCCAGCTGACCCCCAGGATGCCCTGCGCTGCCTGCACGTGAGCCGGGACGAGGCCTGTCTGACTGTCTCCTTCTCTCGGCCCGTCCTAGTGAGTTCTGCAGCTTTTGCCGGAGAGCATCACGAGTGTGGGCCTGGTGCCATTGGGGCTGACAGGTCTGTCTTTGTCCCCTGGGCCAGGTGGGGTCCGGGACAGAGACCTTGCTGCTTATAGTGGACAAGTCACCCCTGGCTGTGGAGTGGAGGACCCCAGATGGCAGGACCCGGCCCAGCCATGTCTGGGTATCCCAGGAtcggtggggcagggtggggggctggggcggTCCTGGAGTGGGACAGTCAGAGAAGTGGTGAGGCTCAAGCGTTTCCTTAACCTGGTgctcccagctctgtgacttgcCTGCAGCCTCCCTCAATGACCAGTTGCCCCAGCATACATTTCGTGTCATTTGGACAGCAGGCGATGCCCAAAAGGAGTGTGTGCTTTTAAAAGGTGACACAGCCTCTATCTCTACCCCTTGCGGCAGCACCTTTATCCCTGCCCTGCTCTCACAGTGGTCCCTTTCTACCACCCGTTCTTGTTCTCAGGCCGCCGGGAGGGCTGGTGCCGGGACTCGGCCACGGATGAGCAGCTCTTCAGGTGATGGCAGGGAAGCATACGGACCAGGAGAGGGGCTcggggctctgggctctgggcaccaggcagctggggcaggaggctgggggcctgggcagATGGTCTCAGACTGGGTACTGGGGACGACCAGCACCCCGAGGAGACATCAAtcccctctcctgccctgtcCATCTTCAGGTGTGAGCTGTCGGTGGAGAAGTCCACAGTGCTCCAGTCTGAACTTGAATCCTGTAAGGAGCTGCAGGAGCTGGAGCCGGAGAATAAGTGTGAGGCCCCATTCCCTGAGATCCTGCTCTTCTGAGGAGGCCCTTTTCCAGGAGGGCCTCtcagggagagcaggaagggtCTCAAGAGATGGGAGCAgaggaggctctaggagagacaGTCCTTTTCCTCACCCTCTCCTCAGGGTGCCTGCTCACCATCATCCTGCTGATGCGGGCACTGGACCCCCTACTGTATGAGAAAGAGACGCTGCAGTATTTCCAGACCCTCAAGGCAAGCCAGGCCTGtggaagcagggaggggggaggcccGGTGGGCAGCAGGAAGACAGCTGACAGGGCTTCCTTGCCatgcccctccctgccaggccGTGGACCCGATGCGGGCAGCGTACCTAGATGACCTGCGCAGCAAGTTCCTGCTGGAGAACAGCGTGCTCAAGATGGAGTATGCCGAGGTGCGCGTGCTGCACCTGGGTCACAAGGTACGGACTGCCATGGGCGCCTTCCTTGGgccctcctttcttcctcatgACCTGGCTAGTTTTTGTGTCCGCTCTGTGGGCTTGAGCTGAGGCACTTGGGCCTCACCGGGCCCCTGGCTTTGGCCTGAGTCTCAGGTGCCTTTCTGGACTTTCTTCCTAACCAAGATTGAATTCATCTTCCTTCCGGACTACTCCTCTTCCTGGCCTTGCTTTCTGTCACCTGCCCCCATCATTCTGGTTACCCAGTCTCAAACCCTGAGTCACCAGGTCCCCCTCGTGTCATCCCTTCTCCAGGGCCAGTCATGTCTTCATTCTTCCCTCAGAgtgagcacccccccccccccccctcccccaccccttcccccccgcgcagcccccccccccccaaaccctcgGAGTGTTCNNNNNNNNNNNNNNNNNNNNNNNNNNNNNNNNNNNNNNNNNNNNNNNNNNNNNNNNNNNNNNNNNNNNNNNNNNNNNNNNNNNNNNNNNNNNNNNNNNNNCGGGACCAGCCTAGAGACAGTGGAGGTGGGCGGCAGtgatgtgcccccccccccctgtaCGCCGACGCTTCTCGCCCTGGAGCAGGCCCCAGCACCTAAAACCTGGGTAGTTTCCAGAGATGTCTGACAAACTTCCCAGGCTCTGTTTTCCCTCTTCGTAGTCTTTCCCAGTCCGTCTTCCCAACAGAGCAGTTCCGTCACATCACTGCCGCCCACCTCCACTGTCTCTAGGCTGGTCCCGCAGACTCAGCAGGCCTGCTCCTGCCGGTGTCTGTGCTTTCCCCAGCGCCCGCTTCCACCCCCGTGCCTGCCCCCACTCTAGGCTGCCTCCGCCCCTCCACCCAcccgccaccccaccccagcactcCCTATCTGTCCCTTGTCCTTGCCCTGGAGTGTGGACTGCTTGGGGTCGTAAGGTAAGCTTCTCACCTGCTCTGTCCTGTGCTCGGCCAGGGTCCCCAAGGGCCTGTGTGGGGCACAGAGGGTAAGTGCCTCATGAGCCATGGCTGCGGACCCTCCCCTAAGTCTCACTGGGTATCTCATCCCCCTCCTCAGGATCTTACGGTACTCTGCCATCTGGAACAGCTGCTCTTGGTCACTCATCTGGACCTGTCACACAATCGTCTGcgagccctgccccctgccctggctGCCCTGCGCTGCCTTGAGGTAAAGCACTCCTCCATTACTGTCCCGGGTggcccttttccctttcctccccctcaGAAGTCTGCCCACCCCACAAAGAGGTGTCCAgatcctcccagcccctgcagaTGACCCCTtgccatctctgcctccatcaccTGGCCTGACGCCAGCAGCTTTTCCCTGCACTGTAAGCTGAtcaccctgggctccctgcttgcttgCACCAGTCCCAGGCTGCCAGCTGCCTGCCCTGCCTTgacttccctgccctccctgctccccaggtcCTGCAGGCCAATGATAATGCCATAGAGTCCCTGGATGGTGTCACCAGCCTGCCCCGGCTGCAGGAGCTCTCCCTGTGTAACAACCGTATCCTTCCTTCCAGGTGCCTTTCAGGCAGCGGGGGGGTAACGTGCCACACTGGGAAGGGACACACAGTAAGCTGGGAGAGGGGGCTCTGACAGCGTAGGCTAAGGAAGGAGGATAGCCTGGGGCCGTATGGGGGCATTGGTGACTTGCACTGGTGGTTTTGCAGGGTGGAAGTGACTTCCTCAAGCCAGTTCATAGACCCGCAGCCTACAGATGTTCTTGGGTACcgcatggtattttaaaaatcagaaagtttcgtattaaaaaatctaaaattctgGTTGTACTTAAAAATTGGAGGTTAGGGACCCCTGATAGAGTCAGACAGTcacagtagagtgtgtgactcttaatctcagggttgtgagttcaagccccacattaggtgtggagcctgaaaaaaaaaatggaaaagttaacAGCCTTTGGCTTGCATTTCCACTCATTAAGCCTTGGCCATTGCCGAGTCATGGATGCCTCTGTAGTCAGAGCTGGCTTTCTCCTTGGCCATAGTCCACCACAGCTGGTACCACATCCAGCCTGCCGCTTGGGCTTCTTGCCTGGCCCCGGGGACAGGTGTTTGCAGTCTGCAGCTTTACTCCAGGCCAGGGCCATGTGCAAGATGCCTAGCAGCCAGACCGCTGGGCCGTAGTCCCTGTTGTGGAGGGAAGACCGTGATGGCTACCCAGGAGCACATAGGTCTGGGGGAACCAGCCACGCTTTCCTTGACTCTCCTGCCCAAGGCCTCCGGCAGTCCACACTGCTCCAGCCTCTTGCCTCCTGCCCCAGGCTGGCCCTTCTCCACCTGCAGGGCAATCCCCTGTGCCAAGCAGTGGGCACCTCTGAGCACCTGGCTGAGCTGTTGCCTTCAGTTAACAGCATCCTCACCTAGGAGATCCTTCCCCACCCTTGCTCTTTAACTTATTGGGACTGAATAAACAATGGAGAGGCCCCCTCGGGCTGCtacgccgcccccgccccctccgccgccgccaccgccaccaTAACCACTGCTACCACCATAACCACTGCTACCTGTTCTGGACAAgaaggggagagagtgagggCTGTGTCAGCTCCCTCGCGCTTTCATCTTTTGCTCAGTTCTGCTGTTTCTTACCGCCAGGAACCAAAGTCTCGGTACTGGGGCAGAATCTGCAAAATCTGAGTTCACCTTCTGGTTTGGGCTGGGCCGGGGATCAGGTTTGGGTTCAGGTTCTGTTTGGGGCTGGGCTGCAAAGCAGTTGGAAGTCTCCAACTAGAAGGACTCATAAAAGGTTCTCCCAGGACTCCTGCTCCTTCCAGATGCCCTCCGTGCCCTGGCTCATTCACCACAGCCAAGAAGGCTGTTCCCGGGAGGAACCAGGGTGTCTGAGCTCCACCCTCTGTAACAAGAGCATCGGTCCTCATGAGTAGCATCCTGCGGTTGAAGAGCCCTTGACAATACCAGGTCTCAGCTGGCCCTCACAAGTGCTCAGGGATGAGCTGGTCAGGCCCACAGTACTGACAAGGAAGCTGCTCTTAGGGCGCGCCCACGTTTGCTGGGCTCTCACGGGGGAGCCACAGCTGTCTCTGCACCTTGGTCAGGGATTCCAGACTCATGTTCTTGCTTCCGTATTGATAGCGAGTGTTGGGCAGAGCCTGGCCTCCACTCCCGAAGTACTGAGCTGGGTGTCTACTCCCAtggtgcccccccccacacacacccctcgTCCTGACTTTAAAAGCCCTAAGGCACTTGAGCctcctgggggaaggagagggagtggcTCAGGGGCTAGAGCACTGAGTCAACCTGGCTAGGTgggggaaagggaaacaaaaggggaGAGTGTGACAAGGCATTACCCTGGCTCCCTGGGAATCCACTGGGGCCCACAAGTGCTTACACACTTCCGGGTGCTCagggccctgcccacctccttccccccccacccccaccccaggttctTAGTGGCAGCCCTCAACAAAGCCCCTTGGCTGACTTGCCTGACACCTACCTggaattttgatttttacttatgTGTCCCCTGAGAGTGTTGGAGGTGGACACAACCCTCTGCCAGGTCTGGGGCTTGGAACCGGGCAGGCAAAGGTCAATGTGGGTGTGAAGGGCTCCCTGCCACGTCCTGGAGTCTCAGTCCCCACTCCCCAAGGCTCCACCCTGCCTGATGCATCACCAAACTTGGCCTTTCCTCAGGTTTGCTTCCTTGTGTCTTCTTGTCAATCCCGTTTTCACTGTCTTCTCTCTGATTGCCCATGGGCAGAGCTAGGACAACAgcaggatggaaggaagggaccCCGAGAAAAGGGCCCCAACGTTCCCAAAGAACTTTCAGGAGAGCTTCCCCAAAGATGCCTGACCTCCACTTCGCCTTAGGGTTCTTTCAGGGGCATCCCCGGTGTTTTTCCAGTCCCAGGGTGGAGTTGGGATGCACACACAGGGCAGGTGCCTGGAGCCGGTTGGTCAGGATTTCTGGGAAGAATTCCAGGCTGGAGAATCCTGGACTCCAGCTGACCAGCTACCCCTCTCAGTGACAGAAGGGGGTACTCTGCAGTCTAGGGAGAGGGCCTCAGTTGCCCCCTGAGCCTCAGAGCCAGGGCCTAAGCCTTCACCAAGCCCCCAGGCtgggggaagaaaacaagaaGTTGCTCCTACCATGACCCTGACCCTCACTCCCCGCCCCAACCCAATCTCTAACTTGTAGGGACACAGGAAGCTGGGGGCAGTTCATTCATGCCAGGGAGGCTTCCCCCAgctagaggaagaaggaaggatagttgggtggggggaaatcagaggatcTGGTAGAGCCGGCAGGTCAGGGGTTGGCTGGTGGAGCCAGTCTGAGGGCCTGGCTGCTGATGTCACCAGTCTGCAGCTTAGGATCCCAGGACCTCCCTGGGCAGGACCAGGCCCATGGGCCAGTCTCACGGGGCTGAGCCTGGCCAGGGCAGCACCGGAGCCTGGCAGTGGGGGGCCTGTGAGAGCAGAGGCAGGCCACCTGAGCTTGGGAACAGGGTCCCCTGCATAGGGGCATGGGTGGAAGGGGCACCCTGTCCCATTGCCCTCGGGGTTTCTCGCCCAGGAGAGGGGGCCCCTTCTGCACCAGTCTGGGAGGAATCAGCCTGGAGTGGGGTCACTCAGTGGGGGCGGTCTCCTAAGGCCTTCCACTTTCACCTCAGCTTTGAGTCCTGACAGACCCTGGCCCCACCCTGCAGTTCCTCGAAAGGGGAAAGGGGACAGGGTCAGGTCTCATTTCCTGTCCCTACCTCCAGAGACAGCCCCCAGAGGCTGggcctctggggtgggggggatggagcaATCAGCCTTCCCCTTCTCCGCAGCTTGGCCCCGCCCTCCCCCCTCATAAACCACGTACCCACCCGCCCCACACCTTGCACTCGCTCCATCCCAGCAGTCCCGACCTGTCCCAGCCCGGCTGCCGGACTCAGCGCTGCTGTCGCTAACACTGCCGCCAGGTGAGGCTCTATCGGGGACTGCGGTGCTGAGCCCGGGTGACCCAGGTCGGGCCCCAGCAACGTGGGGCGCGGGCTAGCCTGAGCCTGCCAGCCTGGGGCCGGCTGCCCCGACGCAGAGGCTCCGGGCCTCTGGACCGCGGGCTCCCGCACCTGCAGCGCCCTGCCACTCACAGCTCCATGTGGGTGTCTGACCCAACGTGGGGAATGCCAAGAACCCCAAGTCCTGCGTATCATCCGCCTGTCTTCTGCAAGGAGCCTTTGCTAAGGGACGGGGTGGGGGATCTCTGCTAAGAATGGGTCCTAGAGGCAGGCAGCTCATGGACCTCTAAACTGAGTAACTGGCAGGAGCAGGTCCCAAGGATGGTCTGTGTTCCGGGTCCTGAGGCTGTGACAAGTGTCCACTCCTTTCTGGGATGGGTTCTGGAGGGCAGGTTTCTCAATGGGGCATCTGCTTTGGTGGATGTCACTGGGGGTAAAAGAGATTTCTCTGCAACATGGGTAGTTTCTCTAGGTGAATCTGAGAGGAGTCTTTGGGGAGGGTCTTTGGGGGGGTCCCTTTGGGTTGTGTCTGGGGGGAGTCTCTGGGGCAAGGTCAGATCATCTCAGTCAGCTGGATGGGACTGAGTCAGTTCTCCAGATGGAGGGCTTCTGTGTGTGCTGGCGGGGGCGGTCTAAGTACAGGAGGTCTGAGTGGGTGATCAgagc
This genomic interval carries:
- the RABGGTA gene encoding geranylgeranyl transferase type-2 subunit alpha, whose translation is MHGRLKVKTSEEQAEAKRLEREQKLKLYQSATQTVFQKRQAGELDESVLELTSQILGANPDFATLWNCRREVLQQLEAQKSPEELAALVKTELGFLESCLRVNPKSYGTWHHRCWLLGRLPEPNWARELELCARFLEVDERNFHCWDYRRFVAAQAPVPPAEELAFTDSLITRNFSNYSSWHYRSCLLPQLHPQPDSGPQGRLPEDVLLKELELVQNAFFTDPNDQSAWFYHRWLLGRADPQDALRCLHVSRDEACLTVSFSRPVLVGSGTETLLLIVDKSPLAVEWRTPDGRTRPSHVWLCDLPAASLNDQLPQHTFRVIWTAGDAQKECVLLKGRREGWCRDSATDEQLFRCELSVEKSTVLQSELESCKELQELEPENKWCLLTIILLMRALDPLLYEKETLQYFQTLKAVDPMRAAYLDDLRSKFLLENSVLKMEYAEVRVLHLGHKDLTVLCHLEQLLLVTHLDLSHNRLRALPPALAALRCLEVLQANDNAIESLDGVTSLPRLQELSLCNNRLRQSTLLQPLASCPRLALLHLQGNPLCQAVGTSEHLAELLPSVNSILT